Part of the Pseudoliparis swirei isolate HS2019 ecotype Mariana Trench chromosome 3, NWPU_hadal_v1, whole genome shotgun sequence genome, AACTGGTTAATGAACTAGTTAACATTTAGGTTAATGAACTAGTTAACGTATAGGTTAGTGAACTAGTTAACATATAGGTTCGTGAACTGGTTAACAAATAGGTTAATGAACTAGTTAACACAGGTTAGTGAACTAGTTAATGAACTAGTTAACATATAGGTTAGTGAACTGGTTAATATAGAGTGTTACGAACTAGTTAACATATAGGTTCGCGGAACTAGTTAACACACAGGTTAGTGAACTGTTAATATATAGGTTAACAAACTAGTTAACACATAGGTTATGCGAACTTGCTAATATAGAGGTTAGTGAACTGGTTAATATATAGGTTAATGAACTAGTTAACATATGTTAGTGAACTAGTNNNNNNNNNNNNNNNNNNNNNNNNNNNNNNNNNNNNNNNNNNNNNNNNNNNNNNNNNNNNNNNNNNNNNNNNNNNNNNNNNNNNNNNNNNNNNNNNNNNNNNNNNNNNNNNNNNNNNNNNNNNNNNNNNNNNNNNNNNNNNNNNNNNNNNNNNNNNNNNNNNNNNNNNNNNNNNNNNNNNNNNNNNNNNNNNNNNNNNNNNNNNNNNNNNNNNNNNNNNNNNNNNNNNNNNNNNNNNNNNNNNNNNNNNNNNNNNNNNNNNNNNNNNNNNNNNNNNNNNNNNNNNNNNNNNNNNNNNNNNNNNNNNNNNNNNNNNNNNNNNNNNNNNNNNNNNNNNNNNNNNNNNNNNNNNNNNNNNNNNNNNNNNNNNNNNNNNNNNNNNNNNNNNNNNNNNNNNNNNNNNNNNNNNNNNNNNNNNNNNNNNNNNNNNNNNNNNNNNNNNNNNNNNNNNNNNNNNNNNNNNNNNNNNNNNNNNNNNNNNNNNNNNNNNNNNNNNNNNNNCTATTCaggccaaaaaaaggaagttggttcaaaAATGActataaccatattatatataatgacaatgtaaagttgtcattactatcattatagggcccgatcacttgGTCAGAACAGAGGATCTATTGTTCTTAAAAAGGTTATTTAGATTtatggtcagaacaatcaaatgacCGTAGTTCTAAAAGCTTAGAAGTTTCATGTggcgacaaaaaaaagtcaagcTGAAGTTGAATCAgtcattaaatatttaaagctTGTTAGCTTGAGAACCTCCAGAGTCATACGTCAAGTGTCTATGGTTCATCCCTTGATGACCTCATCACCGAGTGTGTGACCTCATCACTGAGCGTGACCTCATCTCTTTGAGTCTCAGGTGTGGGCCGTCGGTGAGGAATCAAACTTCAGCACTCCCAGACCTGGAGACCAGATGTATTCTGCTCTGTGTATTTCTGTTTGGAGGCTCAACCTGAAGGCAGCAGGAGGCTCTGACGGGTGACCTCACACATGTGGTCATGAGATCACTGGTGTGTCAGCAACTTTAACTCGCGGCTCAATCATTTAAAACTCATTAAGTTGGCTGTGTGTCACTTGTTTATTctttatgttttcttctctttaatCAAACTGAATCATGTGATACTTCAGGTGGTTGTTTCTTCTTATGAGTCAGCAAAATAAAgtgtatattttgtttatttttcatagTTAAAGTGCTTCTACTGGTTTTAGAATCAGTGCATGAGatcatataaaatgtatattaaatatatcgATGAGAAACTTCATCCAGTAACTGAGCTTTAAAAGGTCAAGAAGACTCATTAAAGCAGTTTGTAGTGACAGTGAACATGAGTTCGTGTGATCGTGTGATCATGCTCCAGCAGCCCTTGATCAGCTGAACAAAATGAGTCATGTGACTGTGTTCTGTAGTGATGTAAGACGATCAGGCCACCGATACCTCAACCATCACGATGTCGTACCTTTACCTCAGAAGATTTGAGTTATAAAAGAATCCTTCATTAAAATGAAGGTTTGTTAATTCAGTTTAAAACAGTATCTGATTGACCTGGTGTCAATGTGGACCAGAGACCAAGAGCAGATCCCCAGGAGCCCTCCACAGACCAGATCCTGCAGCCGACCGTGTGGCTTTGATGGATCTttgatcagatacgacagaccaGACAAGATTCTATTTGCAGCAACAAATTGTTTGAGCAAAACTAACAATTTACTTGCATGTGAAATTTGCTCCAAAAACCTTATTGTGTCGTTTgcgaaacaaaaacacaaatgtgcCTCATGTGGTCACTGCCTGTGGTAAATCAGATGTAACGTTACACACCGCAGCAGCACGTGCAGCGCGCTGACCACAAACCCCCTTAACGGCGGATTGGCTACGAGATGAAGCCGCTCAGCCATCAGCTGCAGACACTCAGGAAGTAAACAACCTGGAGTTGAACTATTTAGTTACTTCAACTTACAGCAACACAATTATAGGAGATTTAACTTAAGAATCCATTTAGTTTGATAAGTGGGGCATTcgtttgaaaagtaaaatacaataaCTCAAAAAGGATCTCTCTCTAGCGGAGTGCGTGGCTCTTAAAAGAgccgttgttgttgtggtgttgtTGTGTCTACTTCTTAGCGGCCTTCTCGGTCTTCTTGGGCAGCAGCACCGCCTGGATGTTGGGCAGCACGCCGCCCTGAGCGATGGTCACTCCGCCCAGCAGCTTGTTGAGCTCCTCGTCGTTGCGGACGGCCAGCTGCAGGTGACGGGGTATGATGCGGGTCTTCTTGTTGTCGCGGGCCGCGTTCCCGGCCAACTCCAGGATCTCAGCGGTCAGATACTCCAGCACCGCCGCCAGGTACACCGGAGCTCCGGCGCCGACACGCCGGGCGTAGTTACCCTTCCTCAAGTGCCTGTGGACACGgcccacggggaactggagGCCGGCCCTGGAGGACCTGGTCTTGGCCTTCGCTCTGGTCTTACCGGCTCCCTTTCCACGTCCAGACATGTCGTAGCTGTTGGTCTCTCAGTCAACTAACAGAGAAGAGTGTCCTCACCCCGGCTACACCGGGTCTTTATAACAGTCAgactgctctctgattggtcaacGAGAGCGGAGCTATCATTGGCCAATCAGAGAACTGCTCCGTTCAGCTTCATGTATTTGCAAAAGACACGTTGATGAAACAAGTTTAAGGATCATTTCTTGCAACACAGGTGTCTTCATTAGGAGCTTTTTGTACCacaacacacacgtgtacatTCCTGTGCTACAGTTTATGAATCATCATAAGCCACAACATAACAAATAACCTCTAACTCATTTAAATACGGCTTTGTTGGTAGGTTACAGACAATTAAGTCAGAAAGGAAATGTTTGTTTATGAGAAGTAATTTACTAAATACACAAGCCAATATTGTTGACCATGAATTGCATAATAATCTAAAAGCATTACAgttgtatttaatgttttatttgacaGCTGTTTGAGGAAATCAAGTTGACTGAGGGAATTTAGTTAATGGCCATAAAGTGATGAACTGTAAATAGGAAGTGGTCTAAAATAGATTCATGTTAAATCAACAATTAatcttttaatatattataattatcccATAGATCAGTGGTCGcaccgaaaaactcgtcagtgaagttgCGAAAATCagcaaatcaaagaccaggtgatgactgacagacggcctcagactggctgtgcTTCTGAACTAACtccaagctcacagacagagttcagtcacagacagagcactgactggagtcacatgacttgatggcattgtgaggaGCTGagcttacatgagttgcactgactgatcatgttgtcagtgtcgtgctGTAACGTCAGTTGATAAACATTTAtgttggtagttcatccagctgctcattgaaatgttttttcttgtatgcggttaacaaataattaacttttgtgttcctggtctcatccatttgaacgctggactagtgttttgatttcattgaaTTAGAATTTGGCCAAATAAAGAGCttcaagtcataagtccagtctggaccgtcgtttcctCTCAACAGGGAGATCTGAGCGGCCAggaggaggtcaggggtcatggGCTCACccggttggtgaccactgcagTAGATCAGTAAGTCTACTCATGAATGCCTTTTCTGTAGACAATTAGTTTGAAGAATATCCAAGTTTCACTCTGAAGGACATGTGAACAGAAGCATTTATAACAGTTAGCGATGACATCACATTTATAGGAATGTATTCAAACTCTCTTTTCACAGTAAGCTTCCTAGTTTGGaggtaaaacacacaaagaacagaATCTCCTATAATGCATCACAACCAGCAAATAAGAAGCAGGTTTTAAATCTGGAGCCAAAGTGACCATTTATCTATATGCAATAaatacaacatgtatataaatgttgtaaaatccagtatgtgtatatttaataatatcatTAAGCTCTacgttgtgtgtgcatgtcaacATGTCTCTCCATCACAGGACCACCTGTAGCTCAGTCAGTGCGTGTGAGTGGCTCTTAAAAGAGCCGTTGGTTGTCCTCTGGGCTGATCTCAGGTCAGTGGTAGACTATGCGCGCTCCCCGCGGATGCGGCGGGCCAGCTGGATGTCCTTGGGCATGATGGTGACCCTCTTGGCGTGGATGGCGCACAGGTTGGTGTCCTCGAACAGGCCGACCAGGTACGCCTCGCTGGACTCCTGCAGCGCCATGACGGCGGAGCTCTGGAAGCGCAGGTCGGTCTTGAAGTCCTGAGCGATCTCCCTCACCAGGCGCTGGAAGGGCAGCTTGCGGATCAGCAGCTCGGTGGACTTCTGGTAGCGGCGGATCTCCCTCAGAGCCACGGTACCGGGCCTGTAGCGATGGGGCTTCTTCACACCGCCGGTGGCCGGGGCGCTCTTCCGGGCAGCCTTGGTGGCCAGCTGCTTGCGGGGAGCTTTTCCTCCGGTGGATTTACGGGCGGTCTGCTTGGTTCGGGCCATTATAGTTTCTCGGTCTGCTCTGTGTTCACAGATCAACGAGGAATGCCCTCAGAGGGGAACAGCGGCTCTATAAAGGAGCTGCCGGAGTCAGGGCGGCGCTGATTGGCCCACACGGGGAGTCACGCGCGCTGTAGCTGCGCTGCTATTGGACCAAAGGACTACACTAATCAAaccgctcttcttcttcttcttttgatttttttggcggatggcatccagtgaacaGTGAATTTCCGCCACCTACTGTCGTGGAGTGTGGAACAGAGAACCCTAcccccttacaaaaccaaacaagttaaaaacaaaataaacacaaaacaaaatcaataaaacttgTCGTGTTTCTGGTCTGTTGTGTCTTTTGTTGTCTGGATGCCCCCCCCCACTAGGGATTCATATTATAATTCTAAAACAGCtatttattaaacaaaataCAGAAACTGTTTTCTCTCATATGCTAATACATTTCCTTAAATACTCATATGCAGCTCTTGTTTTGTCTTATATACTATACATTCacaaaattaaacaattaacgCAGTGCAA contains:
- the LOC130191757 gene encoding late histone H2A.L3; its protein translation is MSGRGKGAGKTRAKAKTRSSRAGLQFPVGRVHRHLRKGNYARRVGAGAPVYLAAVLEYLTAEILELAGNAARDNKKTRIIPRHLQLAVRNDEELNKLLGGVTIAQGGVLPNIQAVLLPKKTEKAAKK
- the LOC130191756 gene encoding histone H3, with product MARTKQTARKSTGGKAPRKQLATKAARKSAPATGGVKKPHRYRPGTVALREIRRYQKSTELLIRKLPFQRLVREIAQDFKTDLRFQSSAVMALQESSEAYLVGLFEDTNLCAIHAKRVTIMPKDIQLARRIRGERA